In a single window of the Rhizobium etli CFN 42 genome:
- a CDS encoding cysteine hydrolase family protein, which produces MAEIKAEPFAFPVKHDQLALIVIDMQRDFAEPGGFGASLGNDVSRITRIVPDVKRLIHGFRYAGLPVIHTMECHRPDLSDLPPAKRDRGNPTLRIGDVGPMGRILISGEPGTAILPELAPVKGEVVIEKPGKGAFFATELDEVLQQKGIKQLVFAGVTTEVCVQTTMREANDRGYECLLAEEATESYFPEFKAAAIAMIRAQGAIVGWTAHVNDILESIAHA; this is translated from the coding sequence ATGGCGGAGATCAAGGCAGAACCCTTCGCCTTCCCGGTGAAGCACGACCAGCTCGCGCTGATCGTCATCGACATGCAGCGTGATTTCGCCGAGCCGGGCGGCTTCGGCGCCAGCCTCGGCAATGATGTCAGCCGCATCACCAGGATCGTGCCCGATGTCAAACGACTCATCCATGGCTTTCGTTATGCCGGGCTGCCGGTCATTCACACGATGGAATGCCATCGGCCCGATCTTTCGGATCTGCCGCCGGCGAAACGCGACCGCGGCAATCCTACACTCAGGATCGGCGATGTAGGCCCCATGGGCCGCATCCTGATCTCCGGCGAGCCCGGCACCGCAATTCTGCCGGAGCTTGCTCCGGTCAAAGGCGAGGTCGTCATCGAAAAACCGGGCAAGGGCGCCTTTTTTGCGACCGAGCTCGACGAAGTGCTGCAGCAGAAGGGTATCAAACAGCTGGTTTTCGCAGGCGTGACGACCGAAGTCTGCGTGCAGACCACCATGCGTGAGGCCAACGACCGCGGCTATGAATGCCTCCTCGCCGAGGAGGCCACGGAAAGCTATTTTCCGGAGTTCAAGGCCGCAGCCATCGCCATGATCCGCGCCCAGGGCGCAATCGTCGGCTGGACGGCTCAT